The following are encoded in a window of Thamnophis elegans isolate rThaEle1 chromosome 14, rThaEle1.pri, whole genome shotgun sequence genomic DNA:
- the SYT17 gene encoding synaptotagmin-17, translated as MAWKPTEEYNINLWIIFLVYVSISDSGYSLAQTSRVSLFEYLQPNQWGACGEKEIIKPLLKRSRLVSFSLPLLRGGYRKGQLEPINEGLLSRISDLLLCRWTCRNCCQKCYECSCCQSNEDEVEILGPFPAQTPPWLLSNRSEDKNGNPDNPTSDPSPTPHNVSLDRRRSSTDTSHSAYSLTRRISSLELRRPSSPLVDLKPIEFGILGSKKEIVQPGILRKTYTPDDYFRKFEPRLYSLDSNSDDVDSLTDEEIVAKYQLGMLHFSTQYDLLHNYLIVRVIEGKDLPPPISYDGARQDMAHSNPYVKICLLPDQKNSKQTGVKRKTQNPIFEERYMFDIPFLEAQRRTLLLTVVDFDKFSRHCVIGKVSMPLSEVDLVKGGHWWKALVPSSQNEVELGELLLSLNYLPSAGRLNVDIIRAKQLLQTDMSQGSDPFVKVQLVHGLKLAKTKKTSCMKATIDPFYNESFSFKVAQEELENTSLVFTVYGHNVKSSNDFIGRIVIGQYSTGSSESKHWRRMLTSHRTAIEQWHSLRSRAECDRVSPASLEVT; from the exons ATGGGGGGcgtgtggagaaaaagaaatcattAAACCTTTACTAAAGAGGTCTCGCCTTGTTTCATTTTCTCTCCCTTTGCTTCGTGGTGGATATCGAAAAGGACAGTTGGAACCGATTAATGAG GGTCTGTTGTCTAGAATCTCGGATCTCTTGCTGTGCAGATGGACCTGTCGCAATTGTTGTCAGAAGTGCTACGAGTGCAGCTGTTGCCAGTCGAACGAAGACGAAGTGGAAATCCTGGGGCCTTTTCCAGCCCAAACTCCTCCCTGGTT GCTGAGCAATCGAAGTGAGGACAAAAATGGCAACCCGGATAACCCAACGAGCGACCCATCGCCGACCCCTCACAATGTTTCACTGGACAGACGACGGTCGTCCACTGATACCTCCCATTCCGCTTACAGCCTTACAAGACGGATTTCTA GTCTAGAGCTGAGGAGGCCCAGTTCTCCCCTCGTTGATCTTAAGCCCATCGAGTTTGGGATCCTGGGCTCTAAAAAGGAGATTGTCCAGCCGGGCATCCTGAGGAAAACCTACACTCCCGACGACTATTTTAGGAAATTTGAACCGAGACTCTATTCCCTTGACTCCAATAGCGACGATGTGGATTCTTTGACGGACGAAGAGATCGTAGCCAAGTACCAGCTGGGGATGCTACATTTTAGCACCCAGTACGACCTCTTGCACAACTATCTCATCGTCCGGGTCATCGAAGGCAAGGACCTGCCTCCCCCCATCTCCTATGATGGGGCCAGGCAAGACATGGCCCACTCCAACCCCTACGTCAAGATCTGTCTCCTTCCCGACCAGAAGAACTCCAAGCAGACGGGGGTGAAACGCAAAACCCAGAACCCCATCTTCGAGGAGCGGTACATGTTCGACATCCCGTTTTTGGAAGCCCAGAGAAGGACTCTGCTCTTGACGGTGGTGGATTTCGACAAGTTTTCGCGCCATTGCGTCATCGGGAAGGTGTCCATGCCATTGAGCGAGGTGGACCTGGTGAAGGGCGGCCATTGGTGGAAAGCTCTGGTCCCAAGTTCTCAG AACGAAGTTGAGCTGGGAGAGCTTTTGCTCTCATTAAATTACCTTCCCAGTGCGGGGAGACTCAATGTGGACATAATTAGAGCCAAGCAGTTACTGCAGACTGATATGAGCCAAGGTTCAG ATCCTTTTGTGAAAGTCCAGCTGGTTCATGGGCTAAAACTGGCAAAGACAAAGAAGACTTCTTGCATGAAGGCCACCATTGATCCCTTCTACAACGAGTCCTTCAGCTTCAAGGTTGCCCAAGAAGAACTGGAAAACACTAGCCTGGTTTTCACAG TCTATGGCCACAACGTGAAAAGCAGCAACGACTTCATCGGGAGAATTGTCATCGGCCAGTATTCAACTGGTTCCTCGGAATCCAAGCACTGGCGGCGGATGCTCACTTCCCACCGTACCGCCATCGAGCAGTGGCACAGCCTCCGTTCACGAGCCGAGTGTGACCGGGTCTCGCCAGCTTCCCTGGAGGTGACGTGA